The Numida meleagris isolate 19003 breed g44 Domestic line chromosome 7, NumMel1.0, whole genome shotgun sequence genome contains a region encoding:
- the STXBP3 gene encoding syntaxin-binding protein 3 isoform X2, translated as MTDLLAEGITVVENVYKNREPVPHMKAIYFITPTKKSVDGLIDDFISKSSSKYKAAYVYFTDSCPDNLFNKIKSSCARSIRRCKEISISFFPYESQVFTLNVPDAFYCCYSPTLEKTKDKDAVMETMAEQIVTLCATLEENPGVRCKSSPSDNASKLAQLVEKKLENYYKTDEQSQIKAKTHSQLIIIDRGFDPVSTVLHELTFQAMAYDLLPIENDTYKYKADGKEKEAILEEDDELWVKIRHKHIADVIEEISKLLKEISSKKKATEGKLTLSSLAHLMKKMPQYRKEITRQVVHLNIAEDCMSKFKANIERLCKTEQDLALGTDAEGQKVKDSMRVLLPVLLSKSHDSYDKIRAILLYIFSTNGTTQENLDKLIQNVQIESDSDMIRNWRYLHVPIISSSAVEQQKQPRRDRSSEETFQLSRWTPLIKDVMEDAIENKLDSKEWPYCSQCPPTWNGSGIVSARQKPKASYQDERKSSARLIVFVIGGITHSEMRSAYEVSQAYKSCEVIVGSTHILTPRRLLDEVKSLSKPKDTVCVKDE; from the exons ATGACTGATCTACTGGCAGAGGGTATCACAG TGGTGGAGAACGTGTATAAAAATCGGGAGCCTGTTCCACACATGAAAGCAATATATTTCATAACTCCAACCAAAAAG TCTGTAGATGGTCTGATTGATGACTTCATCAGCAAATCATCCAGCAAATACAAAGCAGCATACGTCTATTTCACTGATT CTTGCCCCGACAACCTCTTCAATAAAATTAAGTCTTCCTGCGCCAGATCAATAAGGAGATGCAAGGAAatcagtatttcctttttcccataTGAGTCTCAG GTATTTACTCTGAATGTCCCAGATGCATTCTACTGCTGTTACAGTCCAACTCTGGAAAAGACAAAGGATAAAGATGCTGTGATGGAGACAATGGCTGAACAAATTGTTACCTTGTGTGCCACTCTAGAAGAGAATCCAGGAGTACGATGTAAAAG CTCACCGTCAGATAATGCCAGCAAACTTGCCCAGCTTGTTGAAAAAAAACTTGAGAACTACTACAAAACTGATGAGCAAAGCCAAATAAAG GCTAAAACCCACTCACAATTAATAATAATCGATCGTGGCTTTGACCCAGTATCAACTGTCCTTCACGAACTCACGTTCCAGGCAATGGCGTATGACCTACTACCAATTGAGAATGATACTTACAA ATACAAAgcagatgggaaggaaaaggaagcgATTCTGGAAGAAGATGATGAGCTCTGGGTGAAGATTCGGCACAAGCATATTGCGGATGTAATTGA GGAAATATCTAAGTTGTTGAAAGAAATTTCATCcaagaagaaagcaacagaaggaaaa TTAACGTTATCCAGTCTGGCCCACTTAATGAAAAAGATGCCGCAGTACCGTAAAGAGATTACTAGG caAGTTGTTCATCTCAATATAGCAGAAGACTGCATGAGCAAGTTCAAAGCTAACATAGAAAGGCTTTGTAAAACTGAACAG gaCTTGGCTCTTGGAACTGACGCAGAAGGCCAAAAAGTGAAAGACTCAATGAGAGTCCTCCTTCCAGTTCTGCTCAGCAAAAGTCATGACAGCTATGACAAAATTAGAGCTATTCTCCTGTATATCTTCAGCACAAATG GAACTACCCAGGAGAACTTGGACAAACTGATCCAGAATGTACAAATAGAAAGTGATAGTGATATGATAAGAAACTGGAGATACCTTCATGTTCCTATTATCTCTTca TCAGCTGTtgagcaacaaaaacaaccgAGAAGGGACCGTTCCTCAGAAGAAACGTTTCAACTCTCTAGGTGGACGCCTCTTATCAAAGATGTTATGGAG gatgcTATAGAAAACAAACTGGATTCAAAAGAATGGCCTTACTGTTCCCAGTGTCCTCCTACCTGGAACGGTTCAGGAATAGTGAG CGCTCGCCAGAAACCTAAAGCTAGTTACCAAGATGAGCGGAAGAGCAGTGCGAGATTGATTGTATTTGTGATTGGAGGAATTACACATTCTGAGATGCGCAGCGCTTATGAAGTTTCTCAAGCTTACAAGTCCTGTGAAGTTATCGTTG GTTCTACGCATATTTTGACACCTAGAAGACTACTGGATGAAGTCAAGAGCCTTAGTAAACCGAAGGATACGGTCTGCGTTAAGGATGAGTAG
- the STXBP3 gene encoding syntaxin-binding protein 3 isoform X1 has translation MAPAVRGLKSLVWQKLKSAIFDDCRKEDEWKVILLDDYTTKLLSLCCKMTDLLAEGITVVENVYKNREPVPHMKAIYFITPTKKSVDGLIDDFISKSSSKYKAAYVYFTDSCPDNLFNKIKSSCARSIRRCKEISISFFPYESQVFTLNVPDAFYCCYSPTLEKTKDKDAVMETMAEQIVTLCATLEENPGVRCKSSPSDNASKLAQLVEKKLENYYKTDEQSQIKAKTHSQLIIIDRGFDPVSTVLHELTFQAMAYDLLPIENDTYKYKADGKEKEAILEEDDELWVKIRHKHIADVIEEISKLLKEISSKKKATEGKLTLSSLAHLMKKMPQYRKEITRQVVHLNIAEDCMSKFKANIERLCKTEQDLALGTDAEGQKVKDSMRVLLPVLLSKSHDSYDKIRAILLYIFSTNGTTQENLDKLIQNVQIESDSDMIRNWRYLHVPIISSSAVEQQKQPRRDRSSEETFQLSRWTPLIKDVMEDAIENKLDSKEWPYCSQCPPTWNGSGIVSARQKPKASYQDERKSSARLIVFVIGGITHSEMRSAYEVSQAYKSCEVIVGSTHILTPRRLLDEVKSLSKPKDTVCVKDE, from the exons GTAATTCTTTTAGATGATTACACTACTAAATTACTGTCACTGTGCTGCAAAATGACTGATCTACTGGCAGAGGGTATCACAG TGGTGGAGAACGTGTATAAAAATCGGGAGCCTGTTCCACACATGAAAGCAATATATTTCATAACTCCAACCAAAAAG TCTGTAGATGGTCTGATTGATGACTTCATCAGCAAATCATCCAGCAAATACAAAGCAGCATACGTCTATTTCACTGATT CTTGCCCCGACAACCTCTTCAATAAAATTAAGTCTTCCTGCGCCAGATCAATAAGGAGATGCAAGGAAatcagtatttcctttttcccataTGAGTCTCAG GTATTTACTCTGAATGTCCCAGATGCATTCTACTGCTGTTACAGTCCAACTCTGGAAAAGACAAAGGATAAAGATGCTGTGATGGAGACAATGGCTGAACAAATTGTTACCTTGTGTGCCACTCTAGAAGAGAATCCAGGAGTACGATGTAAAAG CTCACCGTCAGATAATGCCAGCAAACTTGCCCAGCTTGTTGAAAAAAAACTTGAGAACTACTACAAAACTGATGAGCAAAGCCAAATAAAG GCTAAAACCCACTCACAATTAATAATAATCGATCGTGGCTTTGACCCAGTATCAACTGTCCTTCACGAACTCACGTTCCAGGCAATGGCGTATGACCTACTACCAATTGAGAATGATACTTACAA ATACAAAgcagatgggaaggaaaaggaagcgATTCTGGAAGAAGATGATGAGCTCTGGGTGAAGATTCGGCACAAGCATATTGCGGATGTAATTGA GGAAATATCTAAGTTGTTGAAAGAAATTTCATCcaagaagaaagcaacagaaggaaaa TTAACGTTATCCAGTCTGGCCCACTTAATGAAAAAGATGCCGCAGTACCGTAAAGAGATTACTAGG caAGTTGTTCATCTCAATATAGCAGAAGACTGCATGAGCAAGTTCAAAGCTAACATAGAAAGGCTTTGTAAAACTGAACAG gaCTTGGCTCTTGGAACTGACGCAGAAGGCCAAAAAGTGAAAGACTCAATGAGAGTCCTCCTTCCAGTTCTGCTCAGCAAAAGTCATGACAGCTATGACAAAATTAGAGCTATTCTCCTGTATATCTTCAGCACAAATG GAACTACCCAGGAGAACTTGGACAAACTGATCCAGAATGTACAAATAGAAAGTGATAGTGATATGATAAGAAACTGGAGATACCTTCATGTTCCTATTATCTCTTca TCAGCTGTtgagcaacaaaaacaaccgAGAAGGGACCGTTCCTCAGAAGAAACGTTTCAACTCTCTAGGTGGACGCCTCTTATCAAAGATGTTATGGAG gatgcTATAGAAAACAAACTGGATTCAAAAGAATGGCCTTACTGTTCCCAGTGTCCTCCTACCTGGAACGGTTCAGGAATAGTGAG CGCTCGCCAGAAACCTAAAGCTAGTTACCAAGATGAGCGGAAGAGCAGTGCGAGATTGATTGTATTTGTGATTGGAGGAATTACACATTCTGAGATGCGCAGCGCTTATGAAGTTTCTCAAGCTTACAAGTCCTGTGAAGTTATCGTTG GTTCTACGCATATTTTGACACCTAGAAGACTACTGGATGAAGTCAAGAGCCTTAGTAAACCGAAGGATACGGTCTGCGTTAAGGATGAGTAG